One genomic window of Podarcis muralis chromosome 9, rPodMur119.hap1.1, whole genome shotgun sequence includes the following:
- the M1AP gene encoding meiosis 1 arrest protein isoform X3, which produces MGESGRGVEGLRVAGPCLGGRAGRSRFVLLPMSAPPPVDTAAGPQPSSGEGHVSPPAPGGLLWAERLFLRVTGSSSLLGAFILLSPGWALLSFWAKTQAKHALASSVLVRSHILILLSLAGLGGSRKLCFPWTTMSSGPRGGSRDGAGKGLAGAGAASLSWQPPHILVVEAHPSHWAHTCHKLCDALENVFSLACSLAGPPRIPLLSLYVVQSQQECLLPFVPVRGSFSRLQSCLAELRALPSEGVFHLKEDAIVQAVQDGLQQFKQYTGQGMAGASLSSSSLEMTILTGQSSAKVAKQLEAGLQGIDLVNLRQLQVVEVSTRGLQEAPEAAAEDGEGATPSSSSGSRGESAVTLGAVLDLQTVENDVVALETFFKGWFHDHSPDQEHLHLLLPAGALCPPAAAQSCPVCVKCDAQERLLNPALLTSACGEGPTAQREDASGPFWMAAGPGLVPRKLRILRALEAKGLCTSLLYGLPLVIRPTSCWRMNWDELEANQQLFRALCHCLWNVLDGLDLEPAYSPLSGGAPLYQALRSSLGRPPPSRPERKADRHLPRQQGSRPHLGKARAMVAPLRMAPAAPRPPAFSLFSGDEEEFLDTM; this is translated from the exons ATGGGGGAATCTGGGCGGGGGGTGGAGGGGCTGAGGGTGGCTGGGCCTTGTCTTGGGGGCAGAGCAGGGAGAAGCCGCTTTGTCCTCCTCCccatgtctgccccccccccagtagacACAGCGGCTGGCCCCCAGCCCTCAAGCGGTGAAGGCCACGTCAGCCCCCCTGCACCTGGTG GCCTGCTTTGGGCCGAGAGGCTTTTCCTTCGTGTAACAG GCAGCAGCTCCCTCCTTGGGGCGTTTATTCTCTTGTCACCAGGCTGGGCTCTGCTCTCGTTTTGGGCGAAGACACAGGCAAA ACATGCTTTAGCCTCTTCGGTGCTCGTGAGATCCCACATCCTGATATTGCTCTCTCTGGCCGGCTTGGG AGGCAGCCGCAAGCTCTGTTTCCCTTGGACCACCATGAGTTCTGGACCGCGAGGAGGCAGCAGAGATGGCGCTGGCAAAGGCCTGGCTGGAGCTGGGGCCGCCTCTCTCTCCTGGCAGCCCCCTCACATCCTGGTGGTGGAGGCCCACCCCTCCCACTGGGCCCACACCTGCCACAAGCTCTGCGATGCCCTGGAAAACGTCTTCTCTCTGGCCTGCAGTCTGGCGGGTCCACCCCGCATCCCTCTGCTCAGCCTCTACGTGGTCCAGAGCCAGCAGGAGTGCCTTCTGCCCTTTGTG CCGGTGAGAGGGAGCTTCTCTCGGCTCCAGAGCTGCCTGGCGGAGCTGCGCGCCTTGCCCTCCGAGGGGGTCTTCCACCTCAAGGAGGACGCCATAGTCCAGGCCGTGCAGGATGGGCTCCAACAGTTCAAGCAGTACACGGGGCAAGGCATGGCTGGGGCCTCCCTGAGCAGCTCTTCCCTGGAG ATGACCATCCTGACTGGCCAGTCCAGCGCCAAGGTGGCCAAGCAGCTGGAGGCTGGGCTGCAGGGCATTGACCTGGTCAACCTCCGGCAGCTGCAGGTGGTGGAGGTCTCCACAAGGGGGCTGCAAGAGGCGCCTGAGGCTGCGGCGGAGGACGGAGAGGGAGccacccccagcagcagcagcggcagccgtGGGG AGAGCGCTGTGACCCTGGGCGCAGTCCTTGACCTCCAGACTGTGGAGAATGATGTGGTGGCCCTGGAGACCTTCTTCAAGGGCTGGTTCCACGACCACAGCCCAGACCAGGagcacctccacctcctcctgcccGCTGGAGCGCTCTGCCCCCCTGCTGCAGCCCAGAGCTGCCCAG TGTGCGTGAAATGCGATGCCCAGGAGAGGCTCCTCAACCCCGCTCTGCTTACTTCCGCCTGCGGAGAGGGCCCCACCGCACAACGGGAGGATGCCAGTGGCCCCTTCTGGATGGCAGCTGGCCCAGGCCTGGTGCCACGCAAGCTCCGCATCCTCAG GGCCCTGGAGGCCAAAGGCCTGTGCACCTCGCTGCTCTATGGGCTGCCTCTGGTCATCCGGCCCACAAGCTGCTGGCGGATGAACTGGGATGAACTGGAGGCCAACCAGCAACTCTTCCGGGCCCTCTGCCACTGTCTGTGG AACGTCCTGGACGGCCTGGACCTGGAGCCGGCCTACAGTCCCCTGAGTGGGGGGGCCCCCCTGTACCAAGCCCTGAGGAGCAGCCTGGGGCGCCCACCCCCCTCCCGGCCCGAGCGCAAGGCAGATCGGCACCTGCCCCGTCAG CAGGGCAGCCGCCCCCACCTGGGCAAGGCCAGGGCCATGGTGGCCCCCCTGCGCATGGCACCCGCTGCCCCCCGCCCACCCGCCTTCTCCCTGTTCTCCGGAGACGAAGAAGAGTTCCTGGACACCATGTGA
- the M1AP gene encoding meiosis 1 arrest protein isoform X1, translating to MGESGRGVEGLRVAGPCLGGRAGRSRFVLLPMSAPPPVDTAAGPQPSSGEGHVSPPAPGGLLWAERLFLRVTGSSSLLGAFILLSPGWALLSFWAKTQAKHALASSVLVRSHILILLSLAGLGGSRKLCFPWTTMSSGPRGGSRDGAGKGLAGAGAASLSWQPPHILVVEAHPSHWAHTCHKLCDALENVFSLACSLAGPPRIPLLSLYVVQSQQECLLPFVPVRGSFSRLQSCLAELRALPSEGVFHLKEDAIVQAVQDGLQQFKQYTGQGMAGASLSSSSLEMTILTGQSSAKVAKQLEAGLQGIDLVNLRQLQVVEVSTRGLQEAPEAAAEDGEGATPSSSSGSRGESAVTLGAVLDLQTVENDVVALETFFKGWFHDHSPDQEHLHLLLPAGALCPPAAAQSCPVCVKCDAQERLLNPALLTSACGEGPTAQREDASGPFWMAAGPGLVPRKLRILRALEAKGLCTSLLYGLPLVIRPTSCWRMNWDELEANQQLFRALCHCLWKRNWLLLAKYETPPVAPGPGWGPHCPSPLQVLLPSEGAASLLLCSLVGRELLLPCSFPLLPAEPPQATLSQMENVLDGLDLEPAYSPLSGGAPLYQALRSSLGRPPPSRPERKADRHLPRQQGSRPHLGKARAMVAPLRMAPAAPRPPAFSLFSGDEEEFLDTM from the exons ATGGGGGAATCTGGGCGGGGGGTGGAGGGGCTGAGGGTGGCTGGGCCTTGTCTTGGGGGCAGAGCAGGGAGAAGCCGCTTTGTCCTCCTCCccatgtctgccccccccccagtagacACAGCGGCTGGCCCCCAGCCCTCAAGCGGTGAAGGCCACGTCAGCCCCCCTGCACCTGGTG GCCTGCTTTGGGCCGAGAGGCTTTTCCTTCGTGTAACAG GCAGCAGCTCCCTCCTTGGGGCGTTTATTCTCTTGTCACCAGGCTGGGCTCTGCTCTCGTTTTGGGCGAAGACACAGGCAAA ACATGCTTTAGCCTCTTCGGTGCTCGTGAGATCCCACATCCTGATATTGCTCTCTCTGGCCGGCTTGGG AGGCAGCCGCAAGCTCTGTTTCCCTTGGACCACCATGAGTTCTGGACCGCGAGGAGGCAGCAGAGATGGCGCTGGCAAAGGCCTGGCTGGAGCTGGGGCCGCCTCTCTCTCCTGGCAGCCCCCTCACATCCTGGTGGTGGAGGCCCACCCCTCCCACTGGGCCCACACCTGCCACAAGCTCTGCGATGCCCTGGAAAACGTCTTCTCTCTGGCCTGCAGTCTGGCGGGTCCACCCCGCATCCCTCTGCTCAGCCTCTACGTGGTCCAGAGCCAGCAGGAGTGCCTTCTGCCCTTTGTG CCGGTGAGAGGGAGCTTCTCTCGGCTCCAGAGCTGCCTGGCGGAGCTGCGCGCCTTGCCCTCCGAGGGGGTCTTCCACCTCAAGGAGGACGCCATAGTCCAGGCCGTGCAGGATGGGCTCCAACAGTTCAAGCAGTACACGGGGCAAGGCATGGCTGGGGCCTCCCTGAGCAGCTCTTCCCTGGAG ATGACCATCCTGACTGGCCAGTCCAGCGCCAAGGTGGCCAAGCAGCTGGAGGCTGGGCTGCAGGGCATTGACCTGGTCAACCTCCGGCAGCTGCAGGTGGTGGAGGTCTCCACAAGGGGGCTGCAAGAGGCGCCTGAGGCTGCGGCGGAGGACGGAGAGGGAGccacccccagcagcagcagcggcagccgtGGGG AGAGCGCTGTGACCCTGGGCGCAGTCCTTGACCTCCAGACTGTGGAGAATGATGTGGTGGCCCTGGAGACCTTCTTCAAGGGCTGGTTCCACGACCACAGCCCAGACCAGGagcacctccacctcctcctgcccGCTGGAGCGCTCTGCCCCCCTGCTGCAGCCCAGAGCTGCCCAG TGTGCGTGAAATGCGATGCCCAGGAGAGGCTCCTCAACCCCGCTCTGCTTACTTCCGCCTGCGGAGAGGGCCCCACCGCACAACGGGAGGATGCCAGTGGCCCCTTCTGGATGGCAGCTGGCCCAGGCCTGGTGCCACGCAAGCTCCGCATCCTCAG GGCCCTGGAGGCCAAAGGCCTGTGCACCTCGCTGCTCTATGGGCTGCCTCTGGTCATCCGGCCCACAAGCTGCTGGCGGATGAACTGGGATGAACTGGAGGCCAACCAGCAACTCTTCCGGGCCCTCTGCCACTGTCTGTGG AAGCGAAACTGGCTGCTGCTGGCCAAATATGAGACCCCACCAGTGGCCCCCGGTCCCGGCTGGGGTCCCCACTGTCCGAGCCCCCTCCAGGTCCTCCTGCCCTCCGAAGGGGCCGCCTCGCTGCTGCTCTGCTCCCTGGTGGGCCGGGAGCTCCTCCTGCCCTGCAGCTTCCCTCTTCTGCCAGCAGAGCCTCCCCAGGCCACTCTCAGCCAAATGGAG AACGTCCTGGACGGCCTGGACCTGGAGCCGGCCTACAGTCCCCTGAGTGGGGGGGCCCCCCTGTACCAAGCCCTGAGGAGCAGCCTGGGGCGCCCACCCCCCTCCCGGCCCGAGCGCAAGGCAGATCGGCACCTGCCCCGTCAG CAGGGCAGCCGCCCCCACCTGGGCAAGGCCAGGGCCATGGTGGCCCCCCTGCGCATGGCACCCGCTGCCCCCCGCCCACCCGCCTTCTCCCTGTTCTCCGGAGACGAAGAAGAGTTCCTGGACACCATGTGA
- the DOK1 gene encoding docking protein 1: MDPPVKAGPLLLQQPSGLRIGAKRWKKSWFVLYPASPHGVARLEFFDGKEGPVPAERVGTRRLDKKIVRLADCVSVAPAPDGSPKEGLSAFRLETSERSYLFAAEPHEAADWMARLCEAAFLGNPGKAAQPAADCAGGRPLEMAMNAIYYSREEVSEFWVTVQKTEAAERCKLQGVYVLKASGEGLILGDPHSNQPLFTWPYRLLRRYGRDKVMFSFEAGRRCESGPGNFTFETKQGNEIFHVVEAAIQAQKAQVVEHRHSTCSLEAEVGQLPGALAGSLSLEGESLVPALAPERPGLRPALAKLSAATAAEEEEVVALAKGLGLRDPLGKWPSTPPRSPLPEVPGHALPPEDAGNVYSEPLDALRAPRPQPDALYAEPVDSRREGGKERCPPQDKLLYEEVGPGQDKHSSKVHIYDEPEGRAQWPTPTPTAIYDEARLPCEAWRTQGMESPAGYELPCVLGTGEYSVPAFPPKQGLSKPPKPCPAPKPPRTHKKPPQPGAPRPAPGNSNNNNSGRGGEEPLYSKVVKPPLASPGRSGGGSREEQSVDESRPASVYEDLGEI; the protein is encoded by the exons ATGGACCCGCCGGTCAAGGCCGGGCCGCTCCTGCTCCAGCAGCCGTCGGGGCTGCGCATCGGCGCCAAG CGATGGAAGAAGAGCTGGTTTGTGCTCTACCCGGCCAGCCCGCATGGTGTGGCGCGCCTGGAGTTCTTCGACGGCAAGGAGGGTCCTGTGCCGGCGGAGCGAGTGGGCACCAGGCGCCTGGACAAGAAGATTGTGCGCCTGGCGGACTGCGTGAGCGTGGCCCCCGCCCCAGACGGCAGCCCCAAGGAGGGCCTTTCCGCCTTCCGCCTGGAGACCAGCGAGCGCAGCTACCTCTTTGCCGCTGAGCCCCACGAGGCGGCCGACTGGATGGCCAGGCTCTGCGAGGCAGCCTTTCTG GGCAATCCTGGGAAAGCAGCACAGCCTGCAGCCGACTGCGCTGGGGGGCGACCCCTGGAGATGGCCATGAACGCCATTTATTACTCCCGAGAGGAAG TCAGCGAGTTCTGGGTGACGGTGCAGAAGACGGAGGCTGCTGAGcgctgcaagctgcagggggtCTACGTGCTCAAGGCCTCTGGCGAGGGCCTCATCCTTGGGGACCCCCACTCCAACCAGCCCCTCTTCACCTGGCCCTACCGGCTGCTGCGCAGATATGGCCGGGACAAG GTGATGTTCTCCTTTGAAGCCGGCCGGCGCTGTGAGTCTGGGCCAGGCAACTTCACCTTTGAGACCAAGCAGGGCAACGAGATCTTCCACGTGGTGGAGGCGGCCATTCAGGCCCAGAAGGCACAGGTGGTTGAGCATCGCCACAGCACCTGCTCCCTGGAGGCCGAGGTGGGCCAGCTCCCGGGCGCCCTGGCCGGCTCGCTCAGCCTGGAGGGGGAGAGCCTGGTGCCCGCTCTGGCCCCCGAGAGGCCCGGCCTGCGGCCGGCCCTGGCCAAGCTCAGCGCTGCCACTGctgcggaggaagaggaggtggtgGCCCTCGCCAAGGGGCTGGGCCTGCGGGACCCTCTGGGCAAGTGGCCCAGCACTCCCCCCCGCTCCCCGCTCCCTGAGGTGCCAGGACACGCACTGCCCCCCGAGGACGCGGGCAACGTCTACTCCGAGCCTCTGGATGCGCTCAGGGCCCCTCGCCCCCAGCCGGACGCCCTCTATGCGGAACCCGTGGACAGCCGGCGCGAGGGGGGCAAGGAGCGTTGCCCCCCCCAGGACAAACTGCTGTATGAGGAGGTGGGGCCTGGGCAGGACAAGCACAGCAGCAAGGTGCACATCTACGACGAGCCGGAGGGGCGGGCCCAGTGGCCGACGCCCACCCCCACTGCCATCTACGACGAGGCTCGCCTCCCCTGCGAGGCCTGGCGGACGCAGGGCATGGAGAGCCCGGCTGGCTACGAGCTGCCCTGCGTGCTGGGCACAGGGGAATATTCAGTGCCGGCCTTCCCCCCGAAGCAAGGCCTCTCCAAGCCCCCcaagccctgccctgcccccaagCCCCCCCGCACCCACAAGAAGCCCCCCCAGCCAGGAGCCCCCAGGCCGGCCCctggcaacagcaacaacaacaacagtggccgCGGGGGGGAGGAGCCCCTCTACAGCAAGGTGGTGAAGCCGCCCCTGGCCAGCCCCGGTCGCTCAGGGGGGGGCAGTCGGGAGGAGCAGTCGGTGGACGAGAGCCGGCCGGCCTCCGTCTACGAAGACCTGGGTGAGATCTGA
- the M1AP gene encoding meiosis 1 arrest protein isoform X2 produces MGESGRGVEGLRVAGPCLGGRAGRSRFVLLPMSAPPPVDTAAGPQPSSGEGHVSPPAPGGLLWAERLFLRVTGSSSLLGAFILLSPGWALLSFWAKTQAKGSRKLCFPWTTMSSGPRGGSRDGAGKGLAGAGAASLSWQPPHILVVEAHPSHWAHTCHKLCDALENVFSLACSLAGPPRIPLLSLYVVQSQQECLLPFVPVRGSFSRLQSCLAELRALPSEGVFHLKEDAIVQAVQDGLQQFKQYTGQGMAGASLSSSSLEMTILTGQSSAKVAKQLEAGLQGIDLVNLRQLQVVEVSTRGLQEAPEAAAEDGEGATPSSSSGSRGESAVTLGAVLDLQTVENDVVALETFFKGWFHDHSPDQEHLHLLLPAGALCPPAAAQSCPVCVKCDAQERLLNPALLTSACGEGPTAQREDASGPFWMAAGPGLVPRKLRILRALEAKGLCTSLLYGLPLVIRPTSCWRMNWDELEANQQLFRALCHCLWKRNWLLLAKYETPPVAPGPGWGPHCPSPLQVLLPSEGAASLLLCSLVGRELLLPCSFPLLPAEPPQATLSQMENVLDGLDLEPAYSPLSGGAPLYQALRSSLGRPPPSRPERKADRHLPRQQGSRPHLGKARAMVAPLRMAPAAPRPPAFSLFSGDEEEFLDTM; encoded by the exons ATGGGGGAATCTGGGCGGGGGGTGGAGGGGCTGAGGGTGGCTGGGCCTTGTCTTGGGGGCAGAGCAGGGAGAAGCCGCTTTGTCCTCCTCCccatgtctgccccccccccagtagacACAGCGGCTGGCCCCCAGCCCTCAAGCGGTGAAGGCCACGTCAGCCCCCCTGCACCTGGTG GCCTGCTTTGGGCCGAGAGGCTTTTCCTTCGTGTAACAG GCAGCAGCTCCCTCCTTGGGGCGTTTATTCTCTTGTCACCAGGCTGGGCTCTGCTCTCGTTTTGGGCGAAGACACAGGCAAA AGGCAGCCGCAAGCTCTGTTTCCCTTGGACCACCATGAGTTCTGGACCGCGAGGAGGCAGCAGAGATGGCGCTGGCAAAGGCCTGGCTGGAGCTGGGGCCGCCTCTCTCTCCTGGCAGCCCCCTCACATCCTGGTGGTGGAGGCCCACCCCTCCCACTGGGCCCACACCTGCCACAAGCTCTGCGATGCCCTGGAAAACGTCTTCTCTCTGGCCTGCAGTCTGGCGGGTCCACCCCGCATCCCTCTGCTCAGCCTCTACGTGGTCCAGAGCCAGCAGGAGTGCCTTCTGCCCTTTGTG CCGGTGAGAGGGAGCTTCTCTCGGCTCCAGAGCTGCCTGGCGGAGCTGCGCGCCTTGCCCTCCGAGGGGGTCTTCCACCTCAAGGAGGACGCCATAGTCCAGGCCGTGCAGGATGGGCTCCAACAGTTCAAGCAGTACACGGGGCAAGGCATGGCTGGGGCCTCCCTGAGCAGCTCTTCCCTGGAG ATGACCATCCTGACTGGCCAGTCCAGCGCCAAGGTGGCCAAGCAGCTGGAGGCTGGGCTGCAGGGCATTGACCTGGTCAACCTCCGGCAGCTGCAGGTGGTGGAGGTCTCCACAAGGGGGCTGCAAGAGGCGCCTGAGGCTGCGGCGGAGGACGGAGAGGGAGccacccccagcagcagcagcggcagccgtGGGG AGAGCGCTGTGACCCTGGGCGCAGTCCTTGACCTCCAGACTGTGGAGAATGATGTGGTGGCCCTGGAGACCTTCTTCAAGGGCTGGTTCCACGACCACAGCCCAGACCAGGagcacctccacctcctcctgcccGCTGGAGCGCTCTGCCCCCCTGCTGCAGCCCAGAGCTGCCCAG TGTGCGTGAAATGCGATGCCCAGGAGAGGCTCCTCAACCCCGCTCTGCTTACTTCCGCCTGCGGAGAGGGCCCCACCGCACAACGGGAGGATGCCAGTGGCCCCTTCTGGATGGCAGCTGGCCCAGGCCTGGTGCCACGCAAGCTCCGCATCCTCAG GGCCCTGGAGGCCAAAGGCCTGTGCACCTCGCTGCTCTATGGGCTGCCTCTGGTCATCCGGCCCACAAGCTGCTGGCGGATGAACTGGGATGAACTGGAGGCCAACCAGCAACTCTTCCGGGCCCTCTGCCACTGTCTGTGG AAGCGAAACTGGCTGCTGCTGGCCAAATATGAGACCCCACCAGTGGCCCCCGGTCCCGGCTGGGGTCCCCACTGTCCGAGCCCCCTCCAGGTCCTCCTGCCCTCCGAAGGGGCCGCCTCGCTGCTGCTCTGCTCCCTGGTGGGCCGGGAGCTCCTCCTGCCCTGCAGCTTCCCTCTTCTGCCAGCAGAGCCTCCCCAGGCCACTCTCAGCCAAATGGAG AACGTCCTGGACGGCCTGGACCTGGAGCCGGCCTACAGTCCCCTGAGTGGGGGGGCCCCCCTGTACCAAGCCCTGAGGAGCAGCCTGGGGCGCCCACCCCCCTCCCGGCCCGAGCGCAAGGCAGATCGGCACCTGCCCCGTCAG CAGGGCAGCCGCCCCCACCTGGGCAAGGCCAGGGCCATGGTGGCCCCCCTGCGCATGGCACCCGCTGCCCCCCGCCCACCCGCCTTCTCCCTGTTCTCCGGAGACGAAGAAGAGTTCCTGGACACCATGTGA
- the M1AP gene encoding meiosis 1 arrest protein isoform X4, whose product MSSGPRGGSRDGAGKGLAGAGAASLSWQPPHILVVEAHPSHWAHTCHKLCDALENVFSLACSLAGPPRIPLLSLYVVQSQQECLLPFVPVRGSFSRLQSCLAELRALPSEGVFHLKEDAIVQAVQDGLQQFKQYTGQGMAGASLSSSSLEMTILTGQSSAKVAKQLEAGLQGIDLVNLRQLQVVEVSTRGLQEAPEAAAEDGEGATPSSSSGSRGESAVTLGAVLDLQTVENDVVALETFFKGWFHDHSPDQEHLHLLLPAGALCPPAAAQSCPVCVKCDAQERLLNPALLTSACGEGPTAQREDASGPFWMAAGPGLVPRKLRILRALEAKGLCTSLLYGLPLVIRPTSCWRMNWDELEANQQLFRALCHCLWKRNWLLLAKYETPPVAPGPGWGPHCPSPLQVLLPSEGAASLLLCSLVGRELLLPCSFPLLPAEPPQATLSQMENVLDGLDLEPAYSPLSGGAPLYQALRSSLGRPPPSRPERKADRHLPRQQGSRPHLGKARAMVAPLRMAPAAPRPPAFSLFSGDEEEFLDTM is encoded by the exons ATGAGTTCTGGACCGCGAGGAGGCAGCAGAGATGGCGCTGGCAAAGGCCTGGCTGGAGCTGGGGCCGCCTCTCTCTCCTGGCAGCCCCCTCACATCCTGGTGGTGGAGGCCCACCCCTCCCACTGGGCCCACACCTGCCACAAGCTCTGCGATGCCCTGGAAAACGTCTTCTCTCTGGCCTGCAGTCTGGCGGGTCCACCCCGCATCCCTCTGCTCAGCCTCTACGTGGTCCAGAGCCAGCAGGAGTGCCTTCTGCCCTTTGTG CCGGTGAGAGGGAGCTTCTCTCGGCTCCAGAGCTGCCTGGCGGAGCTGCGCGCCTTGCCCTCCGAGGGGGTCTTCCACCTCAAGGAGGACGCCATAGTCCAGGCCGTGCAGGATGGGCTCCAACAGTTCAAGCAGTACACGGGGCAAGGCATGGCTGGGGCCTCCCTGAGCAGCTCTTCCCTGGAG ATGACCATCCTGACTGGCCAGTCCAGCGCCAAGGTGGCCAAGCAGCTGGAGGCTGGGCTGCAGGGCATTGACCTGGTCAACCTCCGGCAGCTGCAGGTGGTGGAGGTCTCCACAAGGGGGCTGCAAGAGGCGCCTGAGGCTGCGGCGGAGGACGGAGAGGGAGccacccccagcagcagcagcggcagccgtGGGG AGAGCGCTGTGACCCTGGGCGCAGTCCTTGACCTCCAGACTGTGGAGAATGATGTGGTGGCCCTGGAGACCTTCTTCAAGGGCTGGTTCCACGACCACAGCCCAGACCAGGagcacctccacctcctcctgcccGCTGGAGCGCTCTGCCCCCCTGCTGCAGCCCAGAGCTGCCCAG TGTGCGTGAAATGCGATGCCCAGGAGAGGCTCCTCAACCCCGCTCTGCTTACTTCCGCCTGCGGAGAGGGCCCCACCGCACAACGGGAGGATGCCAGTGGCCCCTTCTGGATGGCAGCTGGCCCAGGCCTGGTGCCACGCAAGCTCCGCATCCTCAG GGCCCTGGAGGCCAAAGGCCTGTGCACCTCGCTGCTCTATGGGCTGCCTCTGGTCATCCGGCCCACAAGCTGCTGGCGGATGAACTGGGATGAACTGGAGGCCAACCAGCAACTCTTCCGGGCCCTCTGCCACTGTCTGTGG AAGCGAAACTGGCTGCTGCTGGCCAAATATGAGACCCCACCAGTGGCCCCCGGTCCCGGCTGGGGTCCCCACTGTCCGAGCCCCCTCCAGGTCCTCCTGCCCTCCGAAGGGGCCGCCTCGCTGCTGCTCTGCTCCCTGGTGGGCCGGGAGCTCCTCCTGCCCTGCAGCTTCCCTCTTCTGCCAGCAGAGCCTCCCCAGGCCACTCTCAGCCAAATGGAG AACGTCCTGGACGGCCTGGACCTGGAGCCGGCCTACAGTCCCCTGAGTGGGGGGGCCCCCCTGTACCAAGCCCTGAGGAGCAGCCTGGGGCGCCCACCCCCCTCCCGGCCCGAGCGCAAGGCAGATCGGCACCTGCCCCGTCAG CAGGGCAGCCGCCCCCACCTGGGCAAGGCCAGGGCCATGGTGGCCCCCCTGCGCATGGCACCCGCTGCCCCCCGCCCACCCGCCTTCTCCCTGTTCTCCGGAGACGAAGAAGAGTTCCTGGACACCATGTGA